A window of Clostridium sp. 'White wine YQ' contains these coding sequences:
- a CDS encoding cytochrome c biogenesis CcdA family protein has product MNNITFILAFSAGLLSFLSPCVLPLVPAYISYLTSSTIKEPNYISSKVSSFYNALGFVLGFSLIFIIMGASATSIGNILIRNSSIFRKIGGVIIIIFGFHTIGIIKIKFLYFEKRYLNINNISKKFGSVIMGMSFAFGWTPCIGPILSSILIYSGSESTLSKGILLLISYSIGLALPFLLTSMALDKFIKYKNKLFKLMPIITFISGLLLIVIGYLMFTNKFNILNKYSNFINF; this is encoded by the coding sequence TTGAATAACATTACATTTATTTTAGCATTTTCAGCAGGACTTTTATCTTTTTTATCTCCTTGTGTACTTCCACTTGTTCCAGCATATATTAGCTACTTAACAAGCTCCACTATTAAAGAGCCCAATTATATAAGCTCTAAAGTATCTTCTTTTTATAATGCCCTAGGATTCGTTTTAGGCTTTTCACTTATATTTATAATAATGGGAGCTTCTGCTACTTCAATAGGTAATATTTTAATTAGAAATAGTAGTATCTTTAGAAAAATAGGGGGAGTAATAATAATAATTTTTGGGTTTCACACCATAGGAATAATAAAAATTAAATTTCTCTATTTTGAAAAACGCTATTTAAATATAAACAACATAAGTAAAAAATTTGGTTCTGTTATTATGGGAATGTCATTTGCTTTTGGATGGACACCTTGTATTGGCCCAATTTTATCATCAATCTTAATTTATTCGGGAAGTGAAAGTACTCTCTCAAAAGGTATTTTACTTTTAATATCTTATTCAATTGGACTAGCCCTACCTTTTTTACTTACATCTATGGCATTAGACAAATTTATAAAATATAAGAATAAACTATTTAAACTAATGCCAATAATTACTTTTATAAGTGGTTTGCTTCTAATAGTCATTGGGTATTTGATGTTTACAAACAAGTTTAATATACTTAATAAATATTCAAACTTTATAAATTTCTAA
- a CDS encoding sensor histidine kinase — translation MNISLMKKLSIAIVIAILGSIILTSFISNYFVSRQFQEYLIDEHKTKENDAIKMIEGLYTDQNTIKNKGEIQRYAELQTMFIEVRDLNDNILYSSGSNYLKGNGRMKNMMGSMMNNFSGMNLNDYTENKYPLNVNNKNVGSITIGYFGTSYITSGSVAFISALNHSFLLSGFIALIFALIISVIISRGISKPIKNITDIANNMRKGNLDIRSQTNTNTKEINDLSNSINYLAETLSHQEMLRKRLTSDISHELRTPLTTLKTHIEAFIDGVWEPTPERFNAFYDEIERLTKLVDNLRNLSKYEQENLKLNLRRVNLSRELEKIIDSFTPMYNKEDYTLVSTLSPDVFAYIDSDKFTQIMTNLLSNSYRYLKKDGLVKVVLEKDKDNIIIQVIDNGIGISEKDLPHIFERFYRSDVSRAKNTGGSGIGLTITKALVEAHGGKVSVESTEGNGTSFTLIFPSM, via the coding sequence ATGAATATATCCTTAATGAAAAAGCTTTCTATTGCTATAGTAATAGCAATTTTAGGTTCAATTATATTAACTAGCTTCATATCTAATTATTTTGTTAGTAGACAATTTCAGGAGTATCTAATTGACGAGCATAAAACTAAAGAAAATGATGCGATAAAAATGATTGAAGGCTTATATACAGATCAAAACACTATCAAGAACAAAGGGGAAATTCAACGTTATGCTGAACTTCAAACGATGTTTATTGAAGTAAGAGACTTGAATGATAATATTTTATACTCTTCAGGCAGTAACTACTTAAAAGGAAATGGCAGAATGAAGAATATGATGGGATCTATGATGAATAATTTTTCCGGAATGAATTTAAATGATTATACAGAAAATAAGTATCCCTTAAATGTAAATAATAAAAATGTTGGAAGTATAACAATAGGGTACTTCGGAACTTCATATATTACCTCTGGTTCAGTTGCCTTTATAAGTGCTTTAAATCATTCATTTTTATTATCTGGTTTTATTGCATTAATCTTTGCCCTTATAATAAGCGTGATAATTTCAAGGGGAATTTCTAAGCCTATAAAAAATATAACTGACATAGCTAATAACATGAGAAAAGGTAATTTGGATATACGTTCTCAAACAAACACTAATACTAAAGAAATTAATGACCTTTCCAATTCAATAAATTATTTAGCAGAAACCTTAAGTCATCAAGAGATGCTAAGAAAAAGGCTAACATCTGATATTTCGCACGAACTTAGAACTCCCCTTACCACTCTAAAGACTCATATTGAAGCATTTATTGATGGTGTTTGGGAACCAACCCCTGAAAGATTCAATGCCTTCTATGATGAAATAGAAAGACTGACAAAACTAGTTGATAACCTTCGTAACTTATCAAAATATGAGCAAGAAAATCTTAAATTAAATCTACGCAGAGTTAATCTATCAAGAGAACTTGAAAAAATAATTGATTCATTTACTCCTATGTATAATAAAGAAGACTACACATTAGTTAGTACCCTATCACCAGATGTTTTTGCCTATATAGATAGTGATAAGTTTACACAAATCATGACTAACTTGCTTTCCAATTCCTATAGGTACCTTAAAAAAGACGGTCTAGTTAAGGTTGTTCTTGAAAAAGATAAAGATAATATTATTATTCAAGTAATTGATAATGGTATAGGAATATCCGAAAAAGATCTGCCCCATATATTTGAACGTTTTTATAGAAGCGATGTTTCAAGAGCTAAAAATACTGGTGGTTCTGGAATTGGACTTACAATCACAAAGGCATTAGTTGAAGCTCATGGGGGGAAAGTATCAGTAGAAAGCACAGAAGGAAATGGAACTTCATTTACGCTGATTTTTCCTAGTATGTAA
- a CDS encoding response regulator transcription factor: MIDNFKILVVDDEQNILDVVKAYLQRENFEVITAMDGEEALNLFNKETFHLIILDLMLPKITGEEVCNKIRATSNVPIIMLTAKVDEDERIEGISIGADDYITKPFSVRELVVRVRALLRRSYRDDLPMADILTFDNGDLEIDIKKMLVRKQGQPVTLTTNEFKILLTLLSNPNQIFSREQLVEKAFGVDYEGYDRTIDTYIKNIRQKIELNQKDPRYIITVYGMGYKFSPNSSEVK; encoded by the coding sequence TTGATTGATAATTTTAAGATATTAGTTGTAGATGATGAACAAAATATTTTAGACGTTGTAAAAGCTTATTTACAAAGAGAAAATTTTGAAGTGATTACTGCAATGGATGGTGAGGAAGCACTTAATTTATTTAATAAAGAAACCTTTCATCTTATTATTTTAGATTTGATGCTTCCAAAAATCACCGGTGAAGAAGTATGTAATAAAATAAGAGCAACTTCTAATGTCCCTATAATCATGCTTACTGCAAAGGTAGATGAGGACGAGAGAATCGAAGGAATATCTATTGGTGCAGACGACTATATTACTAAACCCTTTAGTGTACGTGAGTTAGTTGTTAGAGTAAGAGCTCTACTTAGAAGATCCTATAGAGATGACCTACCTATGGCTGATATTTTAACCTTTGACAACGGGGATTTAGAAATTGATATAAAAAAAATGTTAGTTAGAAAGCAAGGGCAGCCAGTAACATTAACTACTAATGAATTTAAGATTTTACTAACTTTACTGTCCAATCCTAATCAAATATTTTCAAGAGAGCAATTAGTTGAAAAAGCTTTTGGTGTAGATTATGAAGGTTATGATAGAACAATAGATACTTATATTAAAAATATTCGTCAAAAAATAGAATTAAATCAAAAAGATCCAAGATACATAATAACTGTTTACGGAATGGGATATAAATTCTCCCCAAATTCAAGTGAGGTGAAATAA
- a CDS encoding SPL family radical SAM protein, which produces MKVKEVKAKSLLTKVGSPENWFGNVYNMNIYRGCQHGCIYCDSRSQCYHVENFDDEIIVKSNVLELLKKELSSKRVVGTIGTGAMSDPYIPLEKKYNLTGEALKIIEYYKFPVTIITKSSLILKDIETLKGINKSTQATVGITITTIDEKLARIIEPKAPSPLERLEALKKLSMEGIYTGVLMMPILPYINDSEDNIRTIIEASNRAGAKFIIPMFGVTLRDAQRVYFYNKLEGNFKDLKERYAKEYGENYVCMSKNTKKLWNLTKRLCGEYDMVSHMRDLKIYKADEYVQTSLF; this is translated from the coding sequence ATGAAAGTAAAAGAAGTTAAAGCTAAAAGTTTATTAACTAAAGTAGGAAGTCCTGAAAATTGGTTCGGGAATGTTTATAATATGAATATTTATAGAGGGTGTCAACATGGATGTATCTATTGTGATTCTAGGAGTCAATGTTATCATGTTGAAAATTTTGATGATGAGATTATTGTAAAATCTAATGTTTTAGAATTATTGAAGAAAGAGCTTTCATCAAAAAGAGTAGTTGGAACTATAGGAACTGGGGCAATGAGTGATCCTTATATTCCACTTGAAAAGAAATATAACTTAACAGGAGAGGCTTTAAAGATAATTGAATATTATAAGTTTCCAGTGACAATTATTACGAAAAGCTCTTTGATATTAAAGGATATTGAAACCTTAAAAGGAATAAATAAAAGTACTCAAGCAACTGTAGGAATCACAATTACAACAATTGATGAAAAGCTTGCAAGAATTATTGAACCTAAGGCGCCATCACCATTAGAAAGATTAGAAGCATTAAAGAAATTATCCATGGAAGGAATTTATACAGGAGTATTAATGATGCCTATTTTACCCTATATTAATGATTCTGAGGACAATATAAGAACGATAATTGAGGCTTCAAATAGAGCAGGTGCAAAGTTTATTATACCAATGTTTGGGGTAACCTTAAGAGATGCTCAAAGAGTATATTTCTATAATAAATTAGAGGGTAATTTTAAAGATTTAAAAGAGAGATATGCTAAAGAGTATGGAGAGAATTATGTGTGTATGAGTAAAAATACAAAGAAATTATGGAATTTAACTAAAAGATTATGTGGTGAATATGATATGGTTTCACATATGAGGGATTTGAAAATATATAAGGCAGATGAATATGTTCAAACTTCATTATTTTAG
- a CDS encoding MBL fold metallo-hydrolase RNA specificity domain-containing protein yields MKLDFYGAAGCVTGSSHLLKVKDKRILLDCGMYQGKDEKERDNNTFNFIPKDIDYLILSHAHIDHSGRIPLLYKQGFKGRIIATEATRDLCEVMLEDSGHIQEMETEWVNRKRMRKGQGSLEPLYTAKMAKLSMYLFEGYPYDKWIELFDGFKFRFRDAGHLLGSAIIEMLIDEDGKETKLVYSGDLGNKDMPILKDPTIIENADYVIMESTYGNKLHGVFKNDLKQLVNIIDETFKRGGNVIIPSFAVGRTQEVLYALNSYVENKELKNVKVYVDSPLAIEATEIFDYHSKDFDDDTQALLEKGDDPFEFEGLIFSKSTEESLEVNKIKKGAVIISASGMCEAGRIKHHLKHNLWRNESSVVFVGYQAEGTLGRAIVDGAEKVKIFGEEIAVNAKIYNLEGLSGHADRNGLMSWLESFKEKPKAILLVHGEKESQESFNKLLRDKGYNSFIMSHGESFKPGQEKEESLVKNKIVKLLDSMENLDSIDVDLLLEKIKKELNS; encoded by the coding sequence ATGAAGTTAGATTTTTACGGCGCAGCAGGTTGTGTTACAGGTTCATCTCATTTACTTAAGGTTAAAGATAAAAGAATTTTACTTGATTGTGGAATGTATCAAGGTAAGGATGAGAAGGAAAGGGATAATAATACTTTTAACTTCATTCCAAAAGATATAGATTACTTAATACTATCTCATGCTCATATAGACCACAGTGGAAGGATACCACTATTATATAAGCAAGGGTTTAAAGGAAGAATAATAGCAACGGAAGCTACAAGAGATTTATGTGAAGTCATGCTTGAAGACAGTGGACATATTCAGGAAATGGAGACTGAATGGGTAAATAGAAAAAGAATGAGAAAAGGACAAGGATCCTTAGAACCTTTATATACAGCTAAAATGGCCAAGCTTTCTATGTATTTGTTTGAAGGATATCCTTATGACAAATGGATTGAGTTGTTTGATGGATTTAAATTCAGATTTAGAGATGCTGGACATTTATTAGGTTCTGCAATTATAGAAATGTTAATAGATGAAGATGGGAAAGAAACTAAATTAGTATATTCCGGAGATTTAGGAAATAAAGATATGCCAATTCTTAAAGATCCAACTATTATTGAAAATGCTGATTATGTGATTATGGAAAGTACATATGGAAATAAGCTTCATGGAGTATTTAAGAATGACTTGAAGCAATTAGTAAATATTATTGATGAAACCTTCAAAAGGGGTGGAAATGTAATAATACCTTCCTTTGCTGTAGGAAGAACCCAAGAAGTATTATATGCATTAAACAGTTATGTAGAAAATAAAGAACTTAAAAATGTAAAAGTATATGTAGATAGCCCACTAGCAATTGAAGCTACAGAAATATTTGACTACCATTCAAAAGATTTTGATGATGATACACAAGCTCTACTAGAAAAAGGGGATGATCCTTTTGAATTTGAAGGATTGATTTTTTCAAAGTCAACAGAAGAATCCTTAGAAGTTAATAAAATTAAAAAAGGTGCTGTAATAATATCTGCTAGTGGTATGTGTGAAGCAGGTAGAATTAAACATCATTTGAAACATAATCTTTGGAGAAATGAATCTTCAGTAGTTTTTGTGGGATATCAAGCAGAAGGAACATTAGGGAGAGCTATAGTTGATGGTGCAGAAAAGGTTAAAATTTTTGGAGAAGAAATAGCTGTAAATGCTAAAATTTATAACTTAGAAGGGCTTTCAGGACATGCTGATAGAAATGGCCTTATGAGCTGGTTAGAAAGCTTTAAGGAAAAACCAAAAGCAATACTATTAGTTCACGGAGAAAAAGAATCTCAAGAAAGCTTTAATAAATTATTAAGAGATAAAGGCTATAATTCATTTATTATGAGCCATGGAGAAAGTTTTAAGCCGGGGCAAGAGAAAGAAGAAAGCTTAGTTAAAAATAAAATAGTAAAGTTATTAGATTCAATGGAGAACTTAGATTCAATTGATGTAGACTTATTACTTGAAAAAATTAAAAAGGAATTGAATAGTTAG
- a CDS encoding RrF2 family transcriptional regulator: MKLSTKGRYGVKAMVDLAINYGSQPVSIKAISQRQNISEYYLEQLFSPLRKAKLIKSIRGAQGGYVLNRDPKDIKVSDIMDVLEGPVEIAECIEGATCDNLDCCATRLLWKKIKESLDEVMESVTLQDIVNDYKSMNIKNSQIKIKE; encoded by the coding sequence TTGAAACTATCTACTAAAGGTAGATATGGAGTTAAGGCAATGGTGGATTTAGCAATTAATTATGGCTCTCAGCCAGTGTCAATTAAGGCTATATCTCAAAGACAAAATATTTCAGAATATTATTTAGAACAGTTATTTTCCCCGCTAAGAAAGGCTAAACTAATTAAAAGTATTAGAGGGGCTCAAGGTGGGTATGTATTAAATAGAGATCCTAAGGATATTAAAGTATCAGATATTATGGATGTCTTAGAAGGACCTGTAGAAATAGCTGAATGTATCGAAGGTGCGACCTGTGATAATTTAGATTGTTGTGCCACTAGATTGTTATGGAAAAAAATAAAAGAATCACTAGATGAAGTAATGGAATCAGTAACACTACAAGACATAGTAAATGATTATAAAAGTATGAATATTAAAAATTCTCAAATAAAGATAAAAGAATAG
- the nifS gene encoding cysteine desulfurase NifS: MNKTVYMDYSATTYVKPEVLEEMMPFFTESFGNPSSFYAISRDTKRAVDKARDRIAKVLNADSAEVYFTGGGSEADNWAIKGVAFAHRNKGNHIITTKIEHHAVLHTCEWLEKLGYEITYLDVNEEGFINTDELKDAIKDTTILVSVMFANNEIGTIQPIKEIGEICREKKVLFHTDAVQAIGNQAIDVKDMKIDLLSLAGHKFYGPKGVGALYIRKGVKIDNLIHGGGQERGRRAGTENIAGAVGLGKAIELAYENLEEHNKKLVALRDKLIDGLLKIPYTKLNGPRGDKRLPGNVNVGFEFIEGESILLSLDFEGVCASSGSACTSGSLDPSHVLLSIGLPHEKAHGSLRLSLGDNNTEEEVDYVLEVLPPIIERLRNMSPLWEDFLKKGEK, translated from the coding sequence ATGAATAAAACAGTTTATATGGATTATTCCGCAACAACTTATGTTAAACCAGAAGTTTTAGAAGAAATGATGCCGTTTTTTACTGAAAGTTTCGGTAACCCATCATCTTTCTATGCAATTTCAAGAGACACAAAAAGAGCAGTAGACAAAGCAAGAGACAGAATTGCAAAAGTTTTAAATGCTGATTCAGCAGAGGTTTATTTTACTGGAGGCGGATCTGAAGCAGACAACTGGGCAATAAAAGGAGTTGCTTTTGCTCATAGGAACAAAGGAAATCATATAATAACTACAAAAATAGAGCATCATGCTGTACTACATACATGCGAATGGCTTGAAAAGTTGGGTTATGAAATTACTTATTTAGATGTTAATGAAGAAGGATTCATAAACACAGATGAACTTAAGGATGCAATTAAAGATACTACAATATTAGTTTCTGTTATGTTTGCAAATAATGAAATTGGAACAATTCAACCAATAAAAGAAATAGGTGAAATATGCCGTGAGAAAAAGGTATTATTCCACACTGATGCAGTTCAAGCAATTGGAAATCAAGCAATCGATGTTAAAGACATGAAGATAGATTTATTATCACTTGCTGGACATAAATTCTACGGTCCTAAAGGTGTTGGTGCACTTTATATAAGAAAAGGTGTTAAAATTGACAACTTAATTCACGGTGGTGGTCAAGAAAGAGGTAGAAGAGCTGGTACAGAAAATATTGCAGGTGCAGTTGGCCTTGGAAAAGCAATAGAATTAGCTTATGAAAACCTAGAAGAGCACAATAAAAAGCTTGTAGCTTTAAGAGATAAATTAATTGATGGATTATTAAAAATTCCTTATACAAAGCTTAATGGACCAAGAGGAGATAAGAGACTTCCTGGTAACGTTAATGTTGGCTTTGAATTTATTGAAGGTGAATCAATATTACTTTCACTAGACTTTGAAGGAGTTTGTGCTTCTTCAGGTAGTGCATGTACTTCTGGATCATTAGACCCATCACATGTACTTTTATCAATTGGCCTTCCTCATGAAAAGGCACACGGATCACTAAGATTATCTCTTGGAGATAATAACACAGAAGAAGAAGTTGATTATGTTTTAGAGGTATTACCTCCAATAATAGAAAGATTAAGAAATATGTCTCCATTATGGGAAGACTTTTTAAAGAAGGGAGAAAAATAA
- the nifU gene encoding Fe-S cluster assembly scaffold protein NifU: MIYSDKVMDHFRNPRNVGEIEDANGVGEVGNAKCGDIMKIYLKIEDNVIKDAKFKTFGCGSAIASSSMATELIVGKSLEEAWELTNKAVAEALDGLPPVKMHCSVLAEEAIHKAINDYRINAGLEPWDYEEHDDIHDQVHGE, translated from the coding sequence ATGATATACAGTGATAAAGTTATGGACCATTTTAGAAACCCAAGAAATGTAGGTGAAATTGAAGACGCCAATGGTGTTGGAGAAGTTGGAAATGCAAAATGTGGAGATATAATGAAAATATATCTTAAGATAGAAGATAATGTTATAAAGGATGCTAAGTTTAAGACTTTTGGTTGCGGTTCTGCAATTGCATCTTCATCTATGGCAACTGAATTAATAGTTGGAAAAAGCTTAGAAGAAGCATGGGAACTTACAAATAAAGCAGTTGCTGAAGCTTTAGATGGACTTCCACCAGTAAAAATGCACTGTTCTGTATTAGCTGAGGAAGCTATACATAAAGCTATAAATGACTACAGAATAAACGCAGGTTTAGAACCTTGGGATTATGAAGAACATGATGATATTCATGATCAAGTTCACGGGGAATAA
- the mnmA gene encoding tRNA 2-thiouridine(34) synthase MnmA, with the protein MNKKVVIGMSGGVDSSVAAYLLKEAGYDVIGVTMQIWQEDKEYEEREGGCCSLSAVDDARRVADKIGIPFYVLNFRDSFKEKVIDYFVDEYLEGKTPNPCIACNKHLKFDELLRKAQGIGADYVATGHYAKIEERDGRFQLIRSDDSRKDQTYALYNLTQEQLSHTLMPCGEYTKDRIREIAKEIGLAVHNKKDSEEICFIPDNNHGRYITIAKPGQVKEGNFIDKNGNILGRHKGIVYYTIGQRKGLGIALGRPVFVTDINPMTNEVVLGPEEDIFKTDLIAKEVNFISIDKLNGPLEVEAKVRYSGKPAKAIISPYGEDKVKVSFEEKQRAITKGQSVVFYSGDIVVGGGIIEGLV; encoded by the coding sequence ATGAATAAAAAAGTTGTTATAGGTATGAGCGGCGGAGTTGATTCTTCAGTTGCTGCATATCTTTTAAAAGAGGCTGGTTACGATGTTATAGGAGTAACTATGCAAATATGGCAAGAAGATAAGGAATATGAAGAAAGAGAAGGGGGATGCTGTTCCCTTTCGGCTGTTGATGATGCTAGAAGAGTAGCTGATAAAATTGGAATACCTTTTTATGTTCTTAATTTTAGAGATTCTTTTAAAGAGAAAGTTATAGACTACTTTGTAGATGAGTATCTTGAAGGAAAAACGCCTAATCCTTGTATAGCATGTAATAAACATTTAAAGTTTGATGAGTTATTAAGAAAAGCTCAAGGTATCGGAGCTGATTATGTTGCAACTGGTCATTATGCTAAAATCGAAGAAAGAGATGGAAGATTCCAGCTTATTAGAAGTGATGATAGCAGAAAAGATCAAACCTATGCTTTATATAATTTGACTCAAGAACAACTTTCGCACACTCTTATGCCATGTGGTGAATATACAAAAGATAGGATAAGAGAAATTGCTAAAGAGATAGGGCTTGCTGTTCATAATAAAAAAGATAGTGAAGAAATTTGCTTTATTCCAGATAATAATCATGGGAGATATATAACAATTGCAAAGCCAGGGCAAGTTAAAGAAGGAAACTTCATTGATAAAAATGGAAATATATTAGGTAGACATAAAGGGATTGTATACTATACAATAGGCCAAAGAAAAGGCTTAGGGATAGCATTAGGAAGACCTGTATTTGTTACTGATATAAATCCAATGACTAATGAAGTGGTTTTAGGACCAGAAGAAGATATATTCAAGACAGATTTAATTGCAAAGGAAGTTAATTTTATATCTATTGATAAGCTAAATGGACCTTTAGAAGTGGAAGCAAAGGTAAGATACTCAGGAAAACCTGCTAAAGCTATCATTTCTCCATATGGAGAAGACAAAGTTAAGGTTAGCTTTGAGGAAAAGCAAAGAGCAATTACTAAAGGTCAGTCTGTTGTATTCTATAGTGGAGACATTGTAGTAGGCGGCGGAATAATAGAAGGGTTAGTATAA
- a CDS encoding PRC-barrel domain-containing protein: protein MKRNKDFIGLGVFQSNSKKIGIVVDILIDFYNSKITGFRMNSTNFFSKKTFVDIKDIITVKDKVIISKISEEKGIPFSELKDMDVIDKEGLMIGVVEDVVIDELDFAIKGVIISSGLFDKILRGKRVLLMDRAILGDKQVLSLEKENIYFKSLPHKMVDSHE from the coding sequence TTGAAAAGAAATAAAGATTTTATTGGACTTGGTGTTTTTCAATCAAATAGCAAGAAGATAGGAATTGTTGTTGATATACTAATAGATTTTTATAATAGTAAAATTACGGGTTTTAGAATGAATTCAACTAATTTTTTCTCGAAAAAGACTTTTGTAGATATAAAAGATATTATAACAGTCAAAGATAAAGTAATAATTTCAAAAATCTCTGAAGAAAAGGGAATTCCATTTTCTGAACTTAAGGATATGGATGTAATAGATAAAGAAGGGTTAATGATTGGAGTAGTTGAGGATGTTGTTATTGATGAACTTGATTTTGCAATTAAAGGGGTAATTATAAGTTCGGGATTATTTGATAAGATTTTAAGAGGAAAGAGAGTGCTATTAATGGATAGAGCTATATTAGGAGATAAACAAGTACTTTCTCTAGAAAAAGAAAATATATATTTTAAATCATTACCGCATAAGATGGTAGATAGCCATGAGTAA
- a CDS encoding AI-2E family transporter yields the protein MSKLIKSKWFKWLITLIAIALFVVVYRRVEIIRETLSVILISFIIAYSLKPLKNKILERVGINPRFLSALLILFTIGLIVGSFALLIPSLMKESIDVEGIISSISGFILSVMKKIKSINNETLDIIIIHMQEKVNIWLINLSSSFFDMVVRLWENAISMAVIPVVSYYFLADGEKLLNKSLLILPTEKRTVIKIISKDIDNVLGRYIFSQIILSLIVIIFTFIGLIVLKVKFPLWLSLINGIANIIPYFGPLLGWIPALFIALISSPTKAIETAFLYMFIQQIEGDIISPKITGDSVNMHPLGIIILLLIGEKIGGIVGMVLAIPIGVIIKVIYEDINYYIF from the coding sequence ATGAGTAAATTAATTAAAAGCAAGTGGTTTAAATGGCTTATAACTCTAATAGCAATAGCATTATTTGTAGTTGTTTATAGAAGGGTTGAGATTATACGTGAGACCTTAAGTGTTATTTTAATATCATTCATAATAGCCTATTCATTAAAACCACTAAAAAATAAAATCCTCGAAAGAGTAGGTATAAATCCAAGATTTTTATCTGCATTATTAATTCTATTTACAATAGGTCTAATAGTAGGAAGTTTTGCGCTTCTTATTCCATCCTTAATGAAGGAAAGTATAGATGTAGAAGGCATCATAAGTAGCATATCAGGTTTTATTTTGTCGGTAATGAAGAAAATAAAAAGCATTAACAATGAAACACTTGATATTATCATTATACATATGCAAGAAAAAGTAAATATTTGGTTGATTAATCTTTCATCAAGTTTTTTTGACATGGTTGTAAGGCTATGGGAAAATGCAATTTCTATGGCAGTAATACCTGTTGTAAGTTATTATTTTTTAGCTGATGGAGAGAAGCTATTAAATAAGTCCTTGCTTATATTACCAACGGAAAAAAGAACTGTTATAAAAATAATTAGTAAAGATATAGATAATGTACTAGGAAGATATATTTTTTCTCAGATAATATTATCTTTGATAGTAATTATATTTACCTTTATTGGATTGATTGTTTTAAAAGTTAAATTCCCATTATGGCTTTCTCTAATAAATGGAATTGCTAATATAATACCATACTTTGGACCCTTACTGGGATGGATACCTGCCCTATTTATAGCTTTAATTTCTTCACCTACAAAGGCTATAGAAACTGCTTTTTTATATATGTTTATACAACAAATTGAAGGGGATATTATTTCACCGAAGATTACAGGTGATTCAGTTAATATGCATCCTTTAGGAATAATAATATTATTACTGATTGGAGAGAAAATAGGTGGAATAGTTGGAATGGTTTTAGCTATTCCAATAGGAGTAATAATTAAAGTAATATATGAGGATATTAACTACTATATATTTTAA